The Streptomyces sp. 135 sequence GAGGCGTCGTCGGTCGTCGGGGAGTGCGCTCGGGTGCTGCGGCCCGGCGGGGTCTACGTCACCACCGTCGACAAGGCCGCCTCGCACGACGTGGGCAGCGACATCGACACCGTGCTCGCCCCGCGCCCGGTGCGCCCCGCCGTCGACCGCGGGCCGGCCGTCGAGGTGTACGCCGCCGAGCACGGCATGGCGCCCGCGGGCCGCGCCGGGTTCACCGGCCACGGCCAGGGCCGCTCGCCCCGCTCCACGGTCGACGACATCCACCGGGGCTGGTTCACGCAGCTCCCGCCCGACGGCCCCCTGGCCGCGCGGCTGGCCGCCGGGCTCGCGACGCTCCCTGACCAGGACGTACGGCGCCCGGACCCCCGGTTCACCCTGCGCGCCTTCCGGAAGCGGGGCTGACGGCAGGCGGGCGCACGCCCTGCCACCTTTTGCGGAAACGGCAACGTCGCTGGCCCGAAACCGGAAGCGGGAGCAGGCTGGTCCCTGTCACGACGACGACAGCAGCGGAACCGGAAGGCGGCACAGCGATGGGGCACCACCACGGGCACGGGCAGGCGCAGGGGCACGGCCACGCGCACGGAGAGGGCCACGGCCACGGTCATGGTCATGGTCATGGCGAGGACCACGACATGGACTGGGCCGCCATGGGCGTCATGCTGGAGCGGTACGCGCGCATCGCCGCGCCCATGTACGGCGAGATGGCGGCCTGGCTGCGCCGGTGGACCCCGGACCCCGGAGTCGTCGTCGACGTCGGCAGCGGCCCCGGCGCCGTCTCCTTCCTGCTGGCCGAGGCCTTCCCCGAGGCGCGGATCGTCGCGGCGGACCCGGAGGAGCCCCTCCTGGAGCGGGCACGCGACCGCGCCGCCCGGGAGGGCCTGACCGACCGCTTCGACACGGTGCGCGCGGCGCTCCCGGACGCCATCGACGACGTACCGACCGCCGACCTGCTGTGGCTGTGCAGGTCCCTGCACCACGTCGGTGACCAGGGCGCCGCGCTCGCGGCCCTCGCCGACCGCCTCGCACCGGGCGGCGCGATCGCCCTTCTGGAGGGCGGCCTCAACGCCCGCTACCTCCCGCGCGACATCGGCTTCGGCCGTCCCGGGCTCCTCTCCCGCCTGGAGGCCTCCGACGAGGAGTGGTTCGCCGGCATGCGCGCCGGCCTGCCGGACTCGAAGGACGCGGCGGAGAACTGGCCGGCACTCCTGACCGACGCGGGCCTGCGCCACACGGCCACGCGCACCTTCCTCCTCGACCTGCCGGCCCCGCTCTCCGAGGACGCCCGCGCCCACATCGTGGAGGAGTTCACCCGCCGCCGGGAGATGCACGACGACCGCCTGACCCCCGACGACTTCACCACCCTCGACCGCCTCCTGGACAAGGACGACCCGCAGAGCCTGCACCACCGCCCGGATCTGTTCCTGCTGGCGGCGCAGACGGTGCATGTAGCGGTCAAGGACGCCTGAGGCCGCTGCTCCCCGCTCCCTTCCCGACGCTCGCTGTTCCGTCAACCGGCCTGTGCGGCGCGGCCGGTTGACGTAAGTTCGTCGCGAGCGCCGTGCGTCCGTGCCGGCCGAGTGAGCGAGGGAGCCACCGTGACCGACCTGATCCGCTGGGAGTCCGACGAAGGACCCGTCGTGGTCGAGGTCGACTCCCGGGACCCGGGGTTCAGGTCGGTGTCGCGACGTGGGGACAGCGGCGAGGTGCACGACGTGGAGGGGCGGTTCGAGTCGGCGTTGGGGCATGTGCGTGGTGCCGCGCTCTCCGCGCTGCGGACCTTCCGGGAGCGTGCACTCGACCCCGACGCGATCGAGTTGGAGTTCGGCGTCAAGCTCACCGCGGCCGCGGGCGCCGTCATCGCCAAGACGTCGGCCGAGGGGCATCTGACGGTCCGGCTCACCTGGTCACGCGAGCGTCAGGAGCCGCAGGCCGGCCTCCCCGCCCAGTCGGGCGTGCGTCAGGACGTACAGCAAGGCGTACGGGAGGACGTACGGCAAGGCGTGCAGCGAGACGTACGACAGGACGCGCAAGGCGAATAATGGCGGGCATGCACTGGCGGGCCCGCATCGCCACGGCCGACGGCGTCCCGCGAGGCGCGGGCGTGCTCGTCGACGGCGCGCGGCTCATCACCTGCGCCCACGTCGTCGACGGGCTGACGGAGGTCTCCGTGACGCTGCCCGGCGTCGCCGAGGCGCTGCCCGCGGCCGTGGCGTGGACCGGGGACTGGCGGTGCCTCGGCGACCGCGGCGATGTGGCCGTCGTGGAGCTCGGCGAACCCGTGGGCGTACCGCCGTGCGCCTTCGCGCCCCTCGACCTGCTGCGCCCGCGCGAGGGACAGGGCACCCGCGAACTGCGCGCCCTCGGCTTCCCGTTCGGCCACGAGAAGGACGGCACGCACGTCACCCTGCGCACCAGCGCCGACCGGCTGCTCGGCCAGGAGTGGCTGGAGATCGACGTGGAACAGGCCCACCTCCAGCGCCTCGGCGAGGGGTTCAGCGGCGCCGCCGTCTATGACCCGGGCAGCCGCCTCGTCGTCGGCATCGTCACCGACGCGCTGCTCGACGGCGACCAGGAGGGCTACAT is a genomic window containing:
- a CDS encoding CU044_2847 family protein, whose protein sequence is MTDLIRWESDEGPVVVEVDSRDPGFRSVSRRGDSGEVHDVEGRFESALGHVRGAALSALRTFRERALDPDAIELEFGVKLTAAAGAVIAKTSAEGHLTVRLTWSRERQEPQAGLPAQSGVRQDVQQGVREDVRQGVQRDVRQDAQGE
- a CDS encoding class I SAM-dependent methyltransferase, encoding MLDYSKEADRYDASRGGEPRARAAAAAVLGLIPSEARTLLDVACGTGLVTRRLAARDGLRVTGVDAAHRMVRMAADRVPGAVVLGDSRRLPFPDGAFDAVSTVWLLHLLSGPEEASSVVGECARVLRPGGVYVTTVDKAASHDVGSDIDTVLAPRPVRPAVDRGPAVEVYAAEHGMAPAGRAGFTGHGQGRSPRSTVDDIHRGWFTQLPPDGPLAARLAAGLATLPDQDVRRPDPRFTLRAFRKRG
- a CDS encoding class I SAM-dependent methyltransferase gives rise to the protein MGHHHGHGQAQGHGHAHGEGHGHGHGHGHGEDHDMDWAAMGVMLERYARIAAPMYGEMAAWLRRWTPDPGVVVDVGSGPGAVSFLLAEAFPEARIVAADPEEPLLERARDRAAREGLTDRFDTVRAALPDAIDDVPTADLLWLCRSLHHVGDQGAALAALADRLAPGGAIALLEGGLNARYLPRDIGFGRPGLLSRLEASDEEWFAGMRAGLPDSKDAAENWPALLTDAGLRHTATRTFLLDLPAPLSEDARAHIVEEFTRRREMHDDRLTPDDFTTLDRLLDKDDPQSLHHRPDLFLLAAQTVHVAVKDA